The Prunus dulcis chromosome 3, ALMONDv2, whole genome shotgun sequence genome segment TCAAAAGACAACATTCAAAATACACAGCTCTAGAAGTCTCCCATCCCATGGAAAGGATAATTATGAAGTTTCTATCTGATTTAGAGCAAGCCTAGTAATCAAATAACTCAGTTGTAAGATGTGCTACTTAAACATCATCATGAACACTGAAAtgttaaaactaaaactaccACCTCGATTATGCCCATGGTAATATTTCACACAATACCTGGACTTGGATAAGTGCATCTTCTTGGTTAAGAATTTGCAGAGATAATGTCCCCTGAACATCAAAGTTGCTCATTCCACCATCACGTTTAAGTGTAACGTTGAGCTTCTCTTCAACATTCAAAGTGACGGGATCAGTTAGAGGTGGAGCAGCTGATTTAGACTGGCCTGCTTTTGGCTGTACATCTTCAAGAATCACCTCTCCCTCTGCTTTCAGGGACTCTAAAAATTGGTTGGTCCTTTGTGATTTTCCCAGCTGCATACCTAAACCCTTTGGAGGAGCGGTGGCAGATGAAGGTGGACGACCTGACGATAGAAGTGTACATGGTAAAAACAAGTAGACTTAATTatacaataaaaaatgaatgtgAAAGGCACAAAGGTGGCCGATAGAAATCTTGTATATTATGTGCTTTCAATGTTTTCCTACACATACTATATAAGAACAGCTTAACAAATATAGCATTTTAACTAACATCAGGGAACTACATCATATGGTTTACGCATATCATAATCAAATAAGAATTTTAAATCATGTACCAcacaccaccatcaccacagCTCACTAATATCAGAATGAATCACAGATTCATGCAGACAAATAGAGACACAAACCTTTGGTCTTCGTAGAAAATGAGTCAATATCAGTGCTCAATCCAAAACCAGAACCACCTCCGAAACCACCACTTCCACTACTAGATATGCTCATATCACTAAAGGCACTCTCAATTCTTCCAGATCCCATTGACTGTAAAGACATAAATCCACCCTTTTCAACTCTGCCCCTATCAATCTGCAGAGAAACATGACATAGTATTGTTAAACAGGAGGCTTGCAAAGCAAAGCACAAAGCCACTACAGGAGCCATCACAGGGCCCTAAATAATTaccttgcttttgtcaatCTCACTAGCTTTCCGTTTCATAACATCCTTGGTTTCGTTTATCTTGCTCTGCATTACGAGCTTGTGCAACTTCTCTTCATGACTCTCCATCTCACAGTACTGCTTAACCTGTGCAACAGTCACATTTTCCTTGTGCCCAAGAGAGATGACTTcatcaaaagcaaaaatcaGCTCGAATGCTGTCCTGCATATACCTTCTTCATCTAGGGACAAAGAATATTCAGGTACCTAAAAACGCTTAAGGAATCAACTCGATGGTTAAAAatccagaaaagaaaagacatgGCTCAAAAATAACTTATGGCCAAACAGAACCATGGTACGTTATGGCAAGTAAATGGTGCACATTGTTAGACTTGTTACTTCGGTTGCTCGGGCATAACTTGAAGGAACATCCATACATCTACATGCAtgcaaaaaaaacacaaacacttGCGTACATATACATAGGATGAGAAGACCAGAAACTGTATACACAAACTTTGCCCTAACTTCCAGCTTTATTTACTTTTCACATTTAAAATCCTTTTTCTTCACCATTTATCATGGTAAGTTGAGAGTACCCGTTTGGAAGAACAGAATGGCCACAAACCATGAACCAAGATGCGTGATGTGAATCGCAGTTCCCAGTGGAGTGGGGGAATAATAAATGAAGGCATGAGCacataaatcaaataaataaagaaaggaTCTACATCGATTCTAATATTTTATCACTATCATAGCAACAAGTCAATTGTTCTGCCAAAAAACAGCAATGACTGATGGATCCAAGTAGTCGAGTCATTAAAACAACATGAAAACAATCATAGGCCAGCGTAAGAAGGATACAAGTTTAGAGAGCAGCCGCAAAGTCTCCAAATCTTCCAATATATTGCTCTGCTTGTTTGTAACAAGTAGCAAGTACAAAGATTCTATCGGCTGGTAAACATAGCGCACATTTTCTGTCTCAACATATGTATGTTGTTTGCCGGTGCCTACCAACTTAGGGAAAGCCGCAAGAAGACCCTCAATTCTTATACGAGACATATCCACAAACTGCCTAGAAACAAGCactgcaaaataaaaaatagataataaaTATAGATAAAATTTTAACAGCTCTAATGATATGCACCGTTGCAACAAATTAGTTACTAGCAAGTCAAATTAAGGCAAAAGAAAGTGATGTTAAAATAGCTCAGCCAAAAGTACAactatttctttccttttaatAACCCCCAGATACGGCataacaaaacagaaaatgaaaacctgGATTATCTTTAATTCCTGTATCATCCCCAAAGCCatctcatttctctctctcttattgcAAGAAACTCCATTGACTAAATTCATCACCAAGATTGTATGCGAGTCTTGTGAATCTCAATGACATAGACAAACCACTGTAATTGTTTGGTTAAACCTTAGTGCACTAGTGCATGAGACACAGCTCAGACTGCCTTCAAGGGTGTATCAATTTCCTAATTCAATCAAGTGTCATTCTTATTTATTTCACCAATCAACAATTCCTACACTTCCTCATGTGTACTTTATGTAgacaaaggaaaaggcaagaattattattatcaacCAACAGAAACCCACAGAAACATAAGAAAAATGCACAGAACTCACCTTTCCCAGACTTGCTTATAATTGAAGAAGCGAGCACAACCTAAATTACAAAAAGAGGGGAAAATGAGAAGAGATAttccaagaaaacaaaaaattattaggGACAACATTCTTAAGTTGTTTATACACATTTAAACCACTCAACAAGGAAAACTCTTCGCATTTAACTGAAGAGAAACACAATGAATTACATGATTATAAACTCATACAATTACCATAAACTATTCTGGATCCAAGTTGAACTGACTGAGCCTCAGAAATTTATACTcgtatatttatttttctgtggCATCTTCAATCGAACTTGCATACAGTATAGTTTTCCATGTTGAGTGGTTAAAATGTATGAATAATACTAATATCAATCACCAAAACCAGATAATCATTACTCCACTGAGAACATcactcaaaaattaaatggaaaaCTAAGAAAGGTCAGATTGTTACCATCTTGATTCACTTGAAGATTATTGACAGCCACCAACTGAAAGGcagtaaaaacaaatattagaGGAGCACCTTCAAAATGAAAGTCTCGTGAAATGTCACAAAACTAAGAATAAAAATCAGACAACCCAAAGTAATCAGAAAGATGGAGAAGGGCATAACGAAGCATCATGATCTTCCATCATTTTTGCATCACTCAAATCACACGTGAGCTTgattataagaaaaaataaaaatatcaaatttgagCATGTGTGCAAACAGAACTCAGCACAAAGTGAGAGACTAAATGTGTGAACATTCGGAATCCGTGGCTCAACTATATGCATCAAAGGCTCAAATCCACATTTGGTTTGCATGGGATCTTGTCACTCCACCATATAATTCTCTATATACAACCTAATTGGGAAGAGAACTTCATTTTACAATCCCAAGTCAGCAACAATTTTCACATAACAAACTAAATTTTCCCCAAATGCAATTAAACTGCAAGCTAAAATCAGATCCAACAAATTAAAACTTCATTTGAAATGTTATGTTCATGAACTCTAACGAATCTAAAGATATTTCAGATGGCCTTacaaaattgaag includes the following:
- the LOC117621273 gene encoding coatomer subunit delta codes for the protein MVVLASSIISKSGKVLVSRQFVDMSRIRIEGLLAAFPKLVGTGKQHTYVETENVRYVYQPIESLYLLLVTNKQSNILEDLETLRLLSKLVPEYSLSLDEEGICRTAFELIFAFDEVISLGHKENVTVAQVKQYCEMESHEEKLHKLVMQSKINETKDVMKRKASEIDKSKIDRGRVEKGGFMSLQSMGSGRIESAFSDMSISSSGSGGFGGGSGFGLSTDIDSFSTKTKGRPPSSATAPPKGLGMQLGKSQRTNQFLESLKAEGEVILEDVQPKAGQSKSAAPPLTDPVTLNVEEKLNVTLKRDGGMSNFDVQGTLSLQILNQEDALIQVQIETGANPGILFKTHPNMNKELFSNENILGLRDPSRPFPTGQAGDAGGVGLLKWRMQTADESMVPLTINCWPSVSGNETYVNIEYEASQMFDLRNVVISVPLPALREAPRVSQVDGEWRYDSRNSTLEWSILLVDNSNRSGSMEFVVPPADSSVFFPISVRFSATSTFSDLKVVNILPLQGGHPPKFSQRTQLITENYQVV